The segment TATAAATAATCAGTGAATGTATCAGTTGATAATGAAAAGTTCCAAATTATTTTCctgaatatataatgataatggcattcaGAGTGCTCCAGTTTTCACTGGACTAAGGACCATTCTTGTAGATTTACTCATGGATTTTAAGCAGTATTAGAATACCATCTTTGAAATGAGATACTGAAACTAGAAAATCTCAACAGTTTGATTGCATGTGTCTTGCAAAGTGTCACAGGAAGATGGTAAGCTGCAGTTTCAACCATCCATACCCTCCATTTGAGTTTTCCGTAAAAAGAGAACTGAAGACCCAGAGCTACTTTGTGTCATGCCCATTGAAAAGATTAGCTTTTCACTGCATGACCCTTTTGAAGAAGTTTGGTCTGTGATTGGAAATCCTGAGAGAAGTTCCAAAATATACTAGGTTTCGTTTCCGATTTCTCAGTATTTCTCTGATTTTGTCTTTGTTAAAGATGGTTGGAGGTGTTTATATAAAGGGTGACTTGGTACTCTTCAAGAATCTTccatacttttattattttttttgaatcGGGTAATAAAGATAGTGAAAGTTATGCATGGATGGCACGTGGGTCCTCTTTTTGAAAGGTTTATATTTTTGTCCATGGGAAATTGTGCCAAATTGTGCAAGTTTAACTTTCTTATGTCCTTGGTTCCTGTCATGTAGTCATATTGTTTttaatatgttgttgtttttctcactCAAATTAAATGTCTTCAACATGTAGTTTTGCAGTAGTATCCAAAGGGTTAATTAGTTGGAAACTGAATGTTGTATTAACTTGTAAAGTCACTGCAGCATTGAACTACAAGTCCACGAGATAAAATGGAACAAAAGTTACCCATATAATTTTCCCGTTTTTCATGCTTATTTGCCATAGGTATACAAATACTTTCCAGACTTATGGAATTATTTGACATTTATTAGTTTCATAACCTAAAAATTTATGTAAATTGAAAATGCCTCCATGAGGCTGCAGGgataaattaagaaaatagaTTATCTACTTTCATTAGAAAAGCTTACCCATATTGAAAGATATATGTAAATTGCACAACAGAATCAATTCAGATAGTATGAGTTTATAGACATAAAAAAGGGTATTTTATATAAGGTTTTGAAACAGTGATGTCATACTCGGTTTTTAGTTTTGTCAGTTGTCTGAGGGCTAAGTTGAACTAACCTATCAAAATCAGTGTACTTGTATAAaaagtcctccttctccttctcctccttctcctgcttctcattcttcttcttattattattaatattctcctctatcttctccttctcctccttcctctccttcttctccttcttctccttctcctccttcctctccttctcctccttcctctccttcctcgcctcctccgcctcctccgccgccgcctcctcctcctcctcctcctcctcctcctcctcctcctcctcctcctcctcctcttcctcctcctcctcctcctcctcctcctcctcctcctcctcctcctcctcctcctcctcctcctcctcctcctcctcctcctcctcctcctcctcctcctcctcctcctccagtgagGCTTATCTTTGTGTACATCAAGAGGACTTGGCTCcatataaatagaaaagaagaatgaagatggTTATCGTTATATTTTTGTGTTCCTTCTTCATTGTctgtattttatatgtgtaaaaGTTTCCCTTGAAATAATATTGGCTACTGCTTCATGCGGTAACATTTGAATATGTTGTAATAGTACTGTAAGCAGCTGTTCACATTATCGTATGAcaaattttctcttctcttctctttttttttttttttttttcttaaggcatTACgtgcatcttctttctttctgtctttctttcattctttcattctgtcAGAGCCTAAAATCTGACACCTCAGTTTTAAGGCAACTGGCAATAGACTAAACCTAATGTTTGGTGACTAAATTAATGTCAGCATGCAATAAACCCAAATGCCATAATAAAGTCTATTAATGTCAGACAAATTGTAACAACAAAAATGTGATAGGCAAGTGTTTTGTAAGTTGAAGTGTTTATCCTCTGCTCTCCTTTTTTGGGGGTAAGGGAGTTTAAAGATTACTTAGAGGTGAATGTAATAAGCTTCTGTAATAAGCTATGAGTGGTTCATTTGTCCTCGTTATTATACTAAAAGCAAGATAATGTAAATAGGATGCTTAAGTttcaaagcctttttttttttgcttcttctttttttatcattaataaagtTTGATTTGTAAAAGGTaaatgcattattgttattattgttgtatatgtaaacaaaaacatagaTATTTGGTTTCAAATAGGTAAGGTTGTCTTCACTGTaaatagaaaaaacacacaaaaaaagaaaatggtcagGTAGTACTTTTTCTTCAGAATAAAGACTATTTCCTCAATAATATATTATCCACAAAAGAGATATGAATGGAGTATTATTTTAAAATGCCTTTGAAATATATTAGAAAAGTGCTTACAATTATACAGGTTTAGTTTATTTAACAAATGCAGATGATGTGTTATTACAAAGTATAAAAGGATTTTTGTGTGCTTTCTGCTCTCCTATTTTTTCTGTAAATTGCAGTTAGAAATTAAAAAGTTCCATCCTTTGTGTCCCCCAAAATAAAATTAGACAAAATGCATTAGCATTTGTTTTTTGATAATTAGTACGTAGGTAATTTTGTAGTACAACAAATTATTAGAAATCCAATCAGATTTAGAAAGTGGAAACTCAAAACGTTCAAATGTTGGTAATGAAGCTGTCTTTTTGTGATAAAcaaagcatccccccccccccccttgtgcaaTCAACCATCCATGTTATGGCATACAAAAATTATTAAATGATTACTTGACTTATTAGTGCTGGGTACAAGCACTGTCCACTGTAGGTTTGTTATGTCAGTTTTGTTTACACAGACTTGACTTCACAAGTGCTTAGTCTAACCTACCTAACCTCAGCCATTCCTTCAATTTTACAGAAAGGTTATTAATTCTAATGCCAATATTACCATTGGTGATGTTACTATTCATTGTCTAAGCACTTGCGGAGGCTTCCATGTGAAAACACAAGTGATAAATTCAATTATAGGAGACAGGGCATGTATAATGTCCTCCAAGCATCAACAGATTAGGCAATATTTCATAAGTTATTTCATCTTCAGGTTCATTTTGAGAATAACATCTCAGTCCAGTCCAGAGATATTAATAAGTGTGAAACAAGGAAAGTTCATACATAAAAGTCATGAGGATTTGGGAGGCCAGCAGCTGTGTGCTTATATAATGCCGCATGTTTaattacagaaaaataaatagtattgAACAATTGCTGCTGATGGCATATTTGTTTCATAATTTTATTGAGCATTGATATTTAGCACTGAATATTTTGCATTAGGTATGTAATTGAAAAAAAGTTAACATTTACAAGCATATATAGAAGCTAAACAAGCAGTTGCTTTCAAAACCAATGTCAAATTCCAAGCAAAGACAGAACTTTTTTTAGTATGTCACAAATGTAATTATACTCATTTTTTATTGAGGCACTTGAGAGTATGGTGATGACAGGGCTGACAGATTGGTAATGACAATTATCTGGTAACTGATGGGTTTGTGCACCCAACCAATCATCACCAACCTCTCAAATGCTCTTCTCTTCATTAAAAAATGGAATGTAATATGAATTTAGTGCCTTTCTTGGGAAATAAATTTTGTATTAAATAAACTCAGAATTAAGATCTTAAATTGCGAGTTATTTGCTAAAGGTATTGATAAATTTGACAgggatgcatgtgtgtatgagagatggAATGTATGCCTGTGTATAAATTGCAGTTATGTACTGGGAACGCTTTATAATAGAGTATATATCCTGGGCAGGGGTAAATTTTTCATGGCAATGCATTTGATATACTTGGTGGTATCTTAGGGAATGTAGATTATGGAGATATTCACAGTAATctctattttataaaaaatagatCATTATGCTCTCTTTAAGGAAGCAAGCAGCTAGTGTATTATGTACCTTTTTTGAGTAGCAGAAAATGTTAGTCTTGTCCCTTTGATGTCAGCAataaatacagtgtgtgtatagtattttattttccttccatatGTTCCTGGAGTATAAGTGTGGAGTGAACTTGTTTtaaatctaaagaaaaaatattaagagaTATAATTCAAATATAGAAAGTTTATTCACAGCCCAAATTCAGGTTCTAATTAGACTGTTAACAATTACTGTTTGCAGGTTATGCACATACTTTTTAATTCAAAATGTGGAAAAAGCTGATATACTCAATGTACCATAAGGGGGGCAttcaagcaaataaaaaaacatagttaTTGGGCTTATTGCTTTCACATTTACACCAGAGTTAGGGACACACTATATGTACATTCGATCTCCACAGAACAGTCTGTAAACCATTACTTTTTCAccccatcataaaaaaaaatcaaatgtctgCTTCTCCTACACAAAAAGTTCTACATCATGAAATTACTATGGTATAAAGTCCtacttccccccaaccccccaatcccttgcttcttATTGTCCTAGGgggttaggagacggagactgaagcccaatgtaggggatcaaccTTACCTTCGTCTCGGCCCTcatctcaactaattttgcaaggtcttttctccccccccctttccttttctttctcttctttatccccttctgtcCCCTTATTGTATTCATTGATTCATTAACTTCTACCTTTTCACcccaatactttaccatagtgctatatgagcTTTGATGTCtaacatatttatttgttataaccTTTAACCATTAAAGACCTAGGTCAACCATTCCAATATGCAATGTGATCTGTCAAAttccatacactttttttttctttctttttttttttactagacaCCCCCCTTAAGGCATTTTCTAAACCAGCCTGAACAACTGGTATGCCTATGAAGTGATGTCAGAGGCATGAAAACCATAGACTAAGCAACTGATTTAGGTGTGGAATTGGTGGTTTAACCAGTACCTTTCCCACCTCTGACAGCACTTATTGGCCATGCCAGCTAATCATACCTGTTTGCCTGGACATACTAATCAGGCCCATCCACAGAATTGAGCAGTGCTATACTTTTAGCCATCcatatgatattatttatttactgccATGTCAACATCCAAGGTCACTGgtggcatattcaaaatatagcaaaaGAGTGGATCTTGGAGGTGAGGTCCCCGGGTAAGGAAGGTTTTTGATTCATAAAGCTGTTTGTGGATTTCAAGAATGGTTAATAGTGAAAACAAATGTGCCATACATCAAAGGTCATaagcattatgataaaagtaaaggggaaagggtaaaaaTTACTTAATGATTCCgataagtggaagaagaagggaagatacaaggaaaggagaaaagcccatgcaaaattagttgaggtgagggtcAAGGTCCAAGGCTGAGACATGATTGAGGTCCTTACCCTGGACCTCAGTCATGTCTCCTGAGCCAACGCACACAAGAGGAAGCAAGACATTGGGGGGGAcccattgatatttatttattgttgaaaattttctgccacatcaacatctaaggttaaTAGCAGCTTATGCAAAATATAGGAACTGGGTAAGACTTTGGGATAAAGTCCCCAAGTTAAGTTTTTTTGTTCAGTAAGGCTATGTTTggggatttccagaatggtcaatggtcaaatcaaacaaatgtaccagacatcaaaggttacacaGAATTAAGGTAAAGTATCATAGCAAAAAGGGTTAATAATTTGGTTGAGTGGTCAGAAGaaagggacgaagagaaagaaaggaaagggggaagaaaagatccTGCAAAGTTAGTTGAGGCAAAGGGGTGGGCCTCAGTCTCTGCCTtgtaagacccccccccccccccaaggcacCAACgaacaagggattggggggatccatatattttattttatatattgaaaATTTTTTCAGCAacagcgtattcaaaatatagcaataaagTGAGGCTTGGGGAAAATGCCCctaggtaaggaagtgctatatgacatcaaaggtcatatggcaaaGGTAAAGtatagtagtgaaaagggttaggaacAAGTTAATGATTGGGCCACAGTCCAAAGCTCTccacaacaacaacgaacaaGAGACTTGGGGGATCCATATGATAGAACATTGTTGGCTGGGCTATTTGTCATCGTGCACTGTGTGATAATTTAAACAGTTGTTTACAAAGCATAGCCAGCAGGAGTAAGAGGTGCAGTAAAATAACTACACTGAGCAACAAAAAGGATCTAGAGAGTCCATTTGTAATTCTGCATGCCTGGCAATGGTTATACTACAAGTTACTGTCTAGCTTATTGGCTCAAGGTCCAGCTGTAGGCACAAGCAAAAAGTATTTAACCCCTACCCAACGGGTCACACcatgaggcgtcaaaacaaactgcttgatctgtGGCATGCAACTGCACACTGCAGTGGCGCACCAAAGTGCTATGAGCCGGTGATTCAGCTTAATGTACCCAACTCCAACACTCAAAGTCTGCGTGTTGCCTTTGATCTccagagcatagttttttttttagttttcttcacccttcATCAAGGGGTTAAACAAGAAACTCACACCTGCAGAAACTGATCATGTGGATTGGACTTTTATCACCGCATTTCTTGGTGATACTGTGTTTTTTTTAGGTGAATGAAAATTGATAGTATAAAGTAAGTCAAGACAATATAAGACAATAAAAAATTGGAAGATGATTTACCCAAGTGCATTGTTATCTCAGGCACATACACATTCAGTTTCCTGTATACAGTGACTTTTGCTTGTCTATTGACACTTAAAGAGTTGAAACTTTCTTCAGAAATTTATGTGCAAgactttttcaatttctttctcattttctaattCATTAATCCAATGCACAAttttttccaatatatataatcttttagtCACTTTGATTcctgcatttatattttttatggtgTTGCTGGGAAGATCTGGAAACTGGCACCATGTGtttttactaaaaaacaaacaCCTATTGATAAAAGAAGATAGCAATTTTATCCTTTACTATTACTATGTTAACTTCAGATAGTTGTTTATATCTTAGTTAAGCTGTCTGCAATCTGGATAATATGAGGTCTTCGCTTTGTCCTATACATAATGTCTTCCCTTGAACAGAAAATTACTAAATTTTCATATTACTCTATATCTATAAGAATTAGAGCACATACTGTCTTATGGTGGAGGGCCCATGACCATAGATCAGTAAGACAGAAGGCCGATCCAAACTTTATCCAGCCACAGAGTAAATTTCTCATACTCTGAGCCATGTTTAAACACAGGGTTACATGACAAGCACCCTATGCAATGCACCACAAGATGAACTGCATGGGATAGCATTTGCCTTTTAATTCTGTCTGAATAAGAAAACACTTTACAAATCTTTAGCTCCTGTGTAGTTTATGAAAATCTGCCTAGGAGTGTAAACACTTTTTCTACAGATTTTAAGGCCACTCTCAGAAAATTGCCATCAatccaacaaaaataatatccatctatctatctatatatacatatgtataaattttaagAATAAAAGCTTGACTAAGCTATTAAATCTTTTGATACAAAACAAATTTATTTTCAGATTAagaattgctctctctcttgaagaaaacaataaaaaactttgttttacttgtatttttgtgtataactTGCATTCTGGTCAACTACAGATAAAGGGCCACCTGCCCTGTCTGCAATAGAGTTCTATCACCAAGGAAAACaaggaacaaaaacaatacaTTTACACTTTTATTTTCCAATTATGTATCATAAGAACTCCTCATACTTGGACTCTCAAACACTGTATGTACATAATAAGTcacagatgaaaaataaaattaactgtCTCGATTTACATTTAACTTACACTCTTATCTAAAATCAAAGCGTCTTCAGAGGGCCTTAGTGCTCATCCTCTTCATATCCGTCGGGAAGAGCATTAGCATGAGAATTGTGGAAGAGTGACTTCTGTCCTTCTCCCCATGGGAATCgctaaaatgtaaaagaaaatatatataagtaaatatgtacaaGTAAATACAATGAATCTTTCTAGGGCTATTTcaggaaaatacaaaaatgtaTTTGATATGATGGTATATCAAATCTGGGACGGACATTCAAATTTAGGAAAGGGAGTGCATGGTAGCTGGTAGCTGCAGTTCATGtaacttccccccacccccccttaaatGGACAAAAATGACTAGTGACAAAAAGTTGCACCAAGGCCCACCATATCTATAGTAACTGCTACAGCAACTACCCTAAAATCGTAACTAgattcttaaaaaatatatatctaaaaaattcAGTGACTGACATCATCAGAAACTATACAGATGCCATGGCCACAAACTCTCAATAACCAGCCCTTGCCTACCACAACCATTACCGAGGAACCAGTCAAAGCCAACAGGTgctgtttaataaaaaaaaatcaaacatacaaCTAGTGACATGTACACAATATGATGCACAGAAGAGAGCATAACCGACCATATTTCACTTGTCTCTGTCAATCCTTCATATAACCTCTATCTTGTTTTCCAGTGTTTGAGTCAGTCTAGCTTTGTGATTCTCTTATGGCACTAATAATACCCCTTAAGCATAATATAAGCAATGCTGCCAGTGGCCTAGGGGAGTCAAAGAAATTATTactcaattatttatttacttctataagtttgtttttttttgttttgttctttcgttGATTAGGATAGAATATGGGGAAGGGTTAAAATTAATACTTTTGCCTTTTCATCAAGTGGCTTGGCATGTATACTGTTCATTGTACTATAACATTTTTCATGAACTTGAACTTCATTACATAGGAGATACTGCTATCCACAAGCTGACCCTGCTTCAATATCACACTCAACTGCTGAAAAATTATATGGGATTAATTAGCTACCTTGGTTCGGAGTCGGAGGTGTTCATAGGCAATGAAATCTGGCCGGCCGTGTTCTCCCGACATGAAAGCATTCACCATGCAGAGTGCCACCGCAGGAAGGGCAACCAAATAGGACAGCATCTTCCACTGCTTCGAGCCACCTGTTATCAAAAAAAGAATCTCAGTATTAGATGCTTAGGGTACTATTCAGGAGCCTTGGTGGGGTGGGGCAAGAGGGGGGATTTCCCACTAAGCTTTCAAAGGGCACTTTCAAATGAGCTAATCTtgtctatatatccactatatggttttaaaaatgacccggaatcgacgcaacacacTTAAAATGTAATACTTCTCATCGGCGTTTCGGAACAACTGGCGTCGCACagtctgtcaaatctcccggtggaaaaacacacatgcacacaggggtattgtgcaaaatagtgtaaataatgaagtagtataataaaagtaaaacacttcattaaatacatgaattcggaaaaacagaCTCCGCTAATTGCAAAATAATCCTTTTCACAAGCgtgtagtaatacatggactacttcatagatcgcaataatgagttacgcgtcccATTTGTTTTGATCCtggcaatgtccattttgctctacctccgtgtgttactctcagtaacattaaccagACAGACAAGTACCACAACTTGTAGAAGTATATAAATGGAAATTCTACTTGATTttgattttataatttttctttaatCCAAATTTTGGCAAaagttataaatgtttataaatatgcatattggtGTAGCAAAAAATGGTTAGTAATAG is part of the Penaeus chinensis breed Huanghai No. 1 chromosome 2, ASM1920278v2, whole genome shotgun sequence genome and harbors:
- the LOC125032143 gene encoding cytochrome c oxidase subunit 6A, mitochondrial-like, with protein sequence MAASLATLARRTFSTSLRNASAAGGGAAHDGGSKQWKMLSYLVALPAVALCMVNAFMSGEHGRPDFIAYEHLRLRTKRFPWGEGQKSLFHNSHANALPDGYEEDEH